A DNA window from Nycticebus coucang isolate mNycCou1 chromosome 1, mNycCou1.pri, whole genome shotgun sequence contains the following coding sequences:
- the LOC128584865 gene encoding smad nuclear-interacting protein 1-like, with amino-acid sequence MEAVQEERGSGRRHRDEDAAAEQEHLRPEAASPARRRPGFSGGSSSPPAGESGRRSHRGSRARGVSRSPAKKKNQSSGRSSKSPRSERSRSPHHSTGKVKPEGEDRPRRGREGRQHREPPEQERRRWRNSDRGRRRSCPHPRGASKERPGSGQAQGPDLDIQKLQGREEEREFYNARRREHRQNEGRGGGSKPQEVPRPGGHHKEKEVPVKEKPSFGLSGALLEDTNTFRGVVIKYSEPPEARIPKKRWRLYPFKNHEVLPVMYIHRQSAYLLGRHRRIADILTDHPSCSKQHAVFQYRLVEYTRADGTVGRRVKPYIIDLGSGNGTFLNNKRIEPQRYYELKKKDVLKFGFSSREYVLLRESSDTSEIDRKDDEDEEEEEVSDS; translated from the coding sequence ATGGAGGCGGTGCAGGAGGAGCGGGGGAGCGGACGAAGGCACCGGGACGAGGACGCGGCGGCGGAGCAGGAGCATCTCCGCCCAGAGGCCGCGTCCCCCGCCCGCCGCCGTCCCGGCTTCTCTGGTGGCAGCTCGTCCCCGCCGGCCGGAGAGTCGGGCCGCCGGAGCCACCGCGGGAGCCGAGCCCGAGGAGTTAGCCGgtccccagccaaaaagaaaaaccagtccTCAGGAAGAAGCAGCAAGTCTCCTCGGAGTGAGAGAAGCCGAAGTCCTCATCACTCGACAGGCAAAGTGAAGCCAGAAGGTGAGGATCGTCCCCGGAGAGGACGGGAGGGTCGGCAGCACCGGGAGCCTCCAGAGCAGGAACGCAGGAGATGGAGGAACAGCGACCGAGGCAGACGCCGGAGCTGTCCCCACCCAAGGGGAGCCTCTAAGGAGAGGCCTGGGAGTGGCCAGGCTCAGGGACCGGATCTGGACATTCAGAAGCTTCAGGGTCGAGAAGAAGAGCGGGAGTTTTATAATGCCAGGCGCCGGGAGCATCGCCAGAATGAAGGTAGGGGAGGTGGTAGTAAGCCTCAGGAGGTTCCTCGGCCTGGTGGCCACCACAAAGAAAAAGAGGTGCCTGTTAAAGAAAAACCAAGTTTTGGACTCTCTGGGGCCCTTCTTGAGGATACCAACACCTTCCGAGGTGTAGTCATTAAATATAGTGAGCCCCCAGAAGCACGTATCCCCAAAAAACGGTGGCGTCTCTATCCATTTAAAAACCATGAGGTCCTTCCAGTCATGTACATACATCGACAAAGCGCGTACCTCCTGGGTCGACACCGCCGCATTGCGGACATTCTGACTGATCATCCGTCTTGTTCAAAGCAGCATGCGGTCTTTCAGTATCGGCTGGTGGAATATACTCGTGCTGATGGCACAGTTGGTCGAAGAGTGAAGCCCTACATCATTGACCTCGGCTCAGGCAATGGCACCTTCTTAAACAACAAACGTATTGAGCCACAGAGATactatgaacttaaaaaaaaggatGTACTCAAGTTTGGGTTCAGTAGCAGAGAATATGTCTTGCTGCGTGAGTCGTCAGATACTTCTGAAATAGACAGAAAAGACgatgaggatgaggaggaggaggaagtgtcTGACAGCTAG